Proteins encoded in a region of the Pelmatolapia mariae isolate MD_Pm_ZW linkage group LG16_19, Pm_UMD_F_2, whole genome shotgun sequence genome:
- the metap1 gene encoding methionine aminopeptidase 1 isoform X3 encodes MATSASVSSDCIDPHSEAAELCSSEPTVCEESETTEGMSESEQFLKGTSQIKTLSPEDIEGMRVVCKLAREVLDIAAVMVKPGVTTEEIDHAVHLACLARNCYPSPLNYYNFPKSCCTSVNEVICHGIPDRRPLQEGDILNVDITVYHNGFHGDLNETFFVGDVDEGAKKLVQTTYECLMQAIDSVKPGIRYRELGNIIQKHAQANGFSVVRSYCGHGIHRLFHTAPNVPHYAKNKAVGVMKPGHVFTIEPMICEGGWQDETWPDGWTAVTRDGKRSAQFEHTLLVTETGCEILTRRLEENGRAHFLSQM; translated from the exons AAGCTGCCGAGCTTTGTTCTTCTGAGCCGACGGT CTGCGAGGAGTCAGAGACAACTGAAG GGATGTCTGAGTCCGAGCAGTTCTTGAAGGGGACGTCACAGATCAAGACTCTTTCCCCCGAGGACATTGAGGGCATGAGAGTTGTATGCAAG CTGGCAAGAGAAGTTCTGGACATTGCAGCCGTGATGGTGAAACCAGGTGTTACAACAGAAGAAATTGACCACGCCGTGCATCTG GCCTGTTTAGCAAGGAACTGCTACCCCTCCCCTCTCAACTACTACAATTTTCCCAAATCCTGCTGCACGTCTGTTAACGAAGTCATCTGCCACGGCATCCCAGACAGAAGACCCCTGCAAGAAGGAGATATCCTCAATG TGGACATCACTGTGTACCACAATGGTTTCCATGGCGACCTCAATGAAACCTTCTTTGTTGGAGATGTGGACGAAGGAGCAAAGAAACTGGTTCAGACTACGTATGAATGCCTTATGCAAGCCATTGATTCTG TGAAGCCTGGCATTCGCTACAGAGAGCTGGGTAACATCATCCAGAAGCACGCTCAGGCCAACGGCTTCTCCGTGGTGCGCAGCTACTGCGGCCACGGCATCCACAGACTATTCCACACGGCTCCCAATGTGCCGCACTATGCCA AAAACAAAGCAGTTGGTGTTATGAAGCCTGGCCATGTGTTCACCATTGAGCCCATGATATGTGAAG GTGGCTGGCAAGATGAGACGTGGCCAGACGGCTGGACGGCGGTGACCAGAGATGGGAAGCGCTCGGCTCAGTTCGAACACACCCTGCTGGTGACGGAAACCGGCTGCGAGATCCTCACCCGCCGTCTGGAAGAGAACGGACGCGCTCATTTCCTCAGCCAAATGTAG